Proteins encoded in a region of the Methylosinus trichosporium OB3b genome:
- the glcE gene encoding glycolate oxidase subunit GlcE, translating into MTPSPRDETDVRDAIRDALAAETPLAIRGHGSKAGLGRAAAPAQILSLAALSGVTLYEPEELVLTARAGTPLREIVALLDAHRQQLAFEPMDHALLLGGARDDATIGGVVAVNASGPRRIKAGAARDHLLGFRCVTGRGEIVKSGGRVMKNVTGYDLSKLVAGSYGTLAVLTETTFKVLPQAETEQTLLLSGLGEEKGLAALRKASGSPYEVSSLAFDPRENIAALRLEGPEISVVKRRDDLVALLAPLGAAAQTLEAESSRAFWMRLRDGEPVAAGEGVVWRISLAPSDGFTFVESLRRNGAPLLAHVYDWAGGLVWLRLEAAPDAHAGAIRAVVDRLGGHATLIRADEATRATVDVFHPQPAALAALTRRVKDAFDPLHILERGRMRADF; encoded by the coding sequence ATGACGCCGAGCCCCAGAGACGAAACCGACGTTCGCGATGCGATCCGCGACGCGCTCGCGGCGGAGACGCCGCTCGCCATTCGCGGCCATGGCTCGAAGGCAGGGCTCGGGCGCGCCGCTGCGCCCGCGCAAATTCTCTCGCTCGCGGCGCTCTCCGGCGTGACGCTCTACGAGCCGGAGGAACTGGTGCTGACCGCGCGCGCCGGCACGCCTTTGCGCGAGATCGTCGCTCTGCTCGACGCGCATCGCCAGCAATTGGCGTTCGAGCCGATGGATCATGCGCTTCTTCTCGGCGGCGCGCGCGACGACGCCACCATAGGCGGCGTCGTCGCCGTCAACGCCTCCGGCCCGCGGCGCATCAAGGCGGGCGCGGCGCGCGATCATCTGCTCGGCTTTCGTTGCGTCACCGGCCGCGGCGAGATCGTGAAATCCGGCGGCCGCGTGATGAAGAACGTCACGGGCTATGATCTTTCCAAGCTCGTCGCCGGCTCCTATGGCACGCTCGCCGTGCTGACCGAGACGACGTTCAAGGTTCTTCCCCAGGCGGAGACCGAGCAGACGCTGCTGCTGTCTGGCCTTGGCGAGGAGAAGGGTCTCGCCGCTCTGCGCAAGGCGTCGGGCTCGCCCTATGAAGTTTCGAGCCTCGCCTTCGATCCGCGCGAGAACATCGCCGCGCTGCGGCTCGAGGGGCCGGAGATTTCAGTCGTGAAGCGCCGCGACGATCTCGTCGCTCTGCTGGCGCCGCTCGGCGCCGCGGCGCAAACGTTGGAGGCGGAGAGCAGCCGCGCCTTCTGGATGCGCTTGCGCGATGGGGAGCCCGTCGCGGCGGGAGAGGGCGTCGTCTGGCGCATATCGCTCGCGCCGAGCGACGGTTTCACTTTCGTCGAGAGCTTGCGGCGCAATGGCGCGCCACTGCTCGCGCATGTGTATGATTGGGCCGGCGGCCTGGTCTGGCTGCGGCTCGAGGCGGCGCCGGACGCTCATGCGGGCGCCATTCGCGCCGTCGTCGATCGGCTCGGCGGCCATGCGACGCTGATCCGCGCCGATGAAGCGACGCGAGCCACAGTGGACGTGTTCCATCCGCAGCCGGCCGCGCTCGCCGCGCTGACGCGGCGCGTGAAGGACGCGTTCGATCCGCTCCATATTCTGGAGCGCGGCCGCATGAGGGCGGATTTCTGA
- a CDS encoding FAD-linked oxidase C-terminal domain-containing protein translates to MPLTMPLPEPAILSRRDEIVARLREILPPAHVIADETARRAYECDALAMYRALPLVVALPETVAEVSAIMALAAELNVKIVPRGAGTSLSGGALPLEDGILLGMAKFNRILEVDFENRCARVQPGVQNLAITRAVEHAGFYYAPDPSSQIACTIGGNVGENAGGVHCLKYGLTTNNILGLEIVLMGGEVLRLGGKHLDSEMYDLLGLMTGSEGLLGVVTEVTVRLLQKPLTARGLLLPFPSVEAGARCVGAIIARGIIPGGLEMMDQATIGAVESFQPCGYPLNAGAIVIVELDGTPAEVDHLVAVVEGIARAEGAMETRVSQSEAERLRFWAGRKNAFPAVSCIGPDYLCMDGTIPRRRLPDVLTRMDRLAKACGLRVANVFHAGDGNLHPLILYDASKDGDIERAEQLGADILRLCVEVGGVLTGEHGVGVEKRDLMGEMFDETDLSQQQRVKCAFDPQHRLNPGKVFPTLHRCAELGAMHVQSGKLPFPNLPRF, encoded by the coding sequence ATGCCTCTCACAATGCCTCTGCCGGAGCCCGCGATCCTCTCGCGTCGCGACGAGATCGTCGCGCGCCTGCGCGAGATTTTGCCGCCGGCCCATGTCATCGCCGATGAGACGGCGCGCCGCGCCTATGAATGCGACGCGCTCGCCATGTATCGCGCGCTGCCGCTGGTCGTGGCGCTGCCGGAGACGGTGGCCGAGGTGAGCGCGATCATGGCGCTGGCCGCCGAGCTGAATGTGAAGATCGTGCCGCGCGGCGCCGGCACCTCGCTCTCGGGCGGCGCGCTGCCGCTCGAGGACGGCATTCTGCTCGGCATGGCGAAGTTCAACCGCATTCTCGAGGTCGATTTCGAGAATCGCTGCGCCCGCGTGCAGCCGGGCGTGCAGAATCTCGCCATCACCCGCGCGGTGGAGCACGCCGGCTTCTATTACGCGCCCGATCCGTCGTCGCAGATCGCCTGCACGATCGGCGGCAATGTCGGCGAGAACGCCGGCGGCGTGCATTGTCTCAAATACGGCCTCACCACCAATAATATTCTCGGGCTCGAGATCGTGCTGATGGGCGGCGAGGTGCTGCGCCTCGGCGGCAAGCATCTCGACAGCGAGATGTATGACCTTCTCGGGCTGATGACTGGCTCCGAAGGCCTGCTCGGCGTCGTCACCGAGGTGACGGTGCGCCTGTTGCAGAAACCGCTCACAGCGCGCGGCCTTCTGCTTCCCTTTCCGAGCGTCGAGGCCGGCGCGCGCTGCGTCGGCGCCATCATCGCGCGCGGGATCATTCCCGGCGGGCTCGAGATGATGGACCAGGCGACCATTGGCGCGGTCGAAAGCTTCCAGCCCTGCGGCTATCCGCTCAACGCCGGCGCCATCGTCATCGTCGAGCTCGATGGAACGCCGGCGGAGGTCGACCATCTCGTCGCTGTCGTCGAGGGAATCGCGCGCGCCGAGGGCGCGATGGAGACGCGGGTCTCGCAGAGCGAGGCGGAGCGGCTGCGCTTCTGGGCCGGGCGCAAGAACGCCTTTCCGGCGGTCAGCTGCATCGGTCCCGATTATCTCTGCATGGACGGCACGATTCCGCGCCGCCGCCTGCCCGATGTGCTGACGCGCATGGATCGACTGGCGAAAGCCTGCGGCCTGCGCGTCGCCAATGTGTTTCACGCCGGCGACGGCAATCTGCATCCGCTCATTCTCTATGACGCCTCCAAGGACGGAGACATCGAGCGCGCCGAACAGCTCGGCGCCGATATATTGCGTCTTTGCGTCGAGGTCGGCGGCGTGCTCACCGGCGAGCATGGCGTCGGCGTCGAGAAGCGCGATCTGATGGGCGAGATGTTCGACGAGACCGATCTCTCGCAGCAGCAGCGCGTCAAATGCGCCTTCGATCCGCAGCACCGGCTCAATCCCGGAAAAGTGTTTCCGACGCTGCACCGCTGCGCCGAGCTCGGCGCGATGCATGTGCAAAGCGGGAAGCTGCCGTTCCCCAATCTGCCGAGGTTCTAA
- a CDS encoding GlcG/HbpS family heme-binding protein: MQTKFALTLADARRIAEAAEAKARESGWNVVIAIVDDGGHLMLLQRLDGTQPASSEIATAKARTAALFKRPTKALEEAVASGRTAMLALPGLTPVEGGAPILYRGELVGAIGVSGVQSFQDGIVAAAGAAIVAEDS, translated from the coding sequence ATGCAGACCAAATTCGCGCTCACCCTCGCCGATGCGCGGCGGATCGCCGAGGCCGCCGAGGCGAAGGCGCGCGAGAGTGGCTGGAATGTCGTCATCGCCATCGTCGACGACGGCGGACATCTCATGCTGCTGCAGCGGCTCGACGGCACGCAGCCGGCTTCGAGCGAGATCGCGACGGCCAAGGCGCGCACGGCGGCGCTGTTCAAGCGGCCGACCAAGGCGCTCGAGGAGGCGGTCGCCTCCGGCCGCACGGCGATGCTCGCCCTTCCCGGCCTGACGCCAGTGGAGGGCGGCGCGCCCATTCTCTACCGCGGCGAGCTGGTCGGCGCGATCGGCGTCTCCGGCGTGCAATCCTTCCAGGATGGAATCGTCGCTGCGGCGGGCGCCGCCATCGTCGCCGAGGACAGCTGA
- a CDS encoding DUF3572 domain-containing protein codes for MRPTIAEARAIALQILIFLSNDDERMERFLALTGTNPGAIRALAGDDGFLRALLEHVCADEPLLVAFSAAEGGDPQIVAAACVALGGTGFE; via the coding sequence ATGCGCCCGACGATTGCCGAGGCGCGCGCCATCGCGTTGCAGATATTGATTTTTTTATCGAATGACGATGAGCGGATGGAGCGCTTTTTGGCGCTCACGGGAACAAATCCCGGCGCGATTCGCGCGCTCGCCGGCGATGATGGCTTTCTGCGCGCCCTGCTCGAGCATGTCTGCGCCGACGAGCCGTTGCTCGTGGCCTTCTCGGCGGCGGAAGGCGGCGATCCGCAGATCGTCGCCGCCGCTTGCGTCGCGCTCGGCGGAACCGGCTTCGAATAG
- a CDS encoding response regulator, translating into MQKTVLIVEDNELNMKLFNDLLEANGHATLQTKSGVEAIALARRHSPDLILMDIQLPEVSGLEVTRWLKDDEELRSIPIIAITAFAMKGDEEKIRQGGCEAYLSKPISVARFLETVNAFLADR; encoded by the coding sequence ATGCAGAAGACCGTCCTCATCGTCGAGGATAACGAACTCAATATGAAGCTCTTCAACGATCTTCTCGAAGCGAATGGGCATGCGACCCTGCAGACGAAGAGCGGTGTGGAGGCGATCGCGCTCGCGCGCCGCCATTCTCCGGATCTGATCCTGATGGACATTCAGCTTCCGGAAGTGTCCGGCCTCGAGGTGACGCGCTGGCTCAAGGACGACGAGGAGCTGCGCTCCATACCGATCATCGCCATCACCGCCTTCGCGATGAAGGGGGACGAAGAGAAGATTCGCCAGGGCGGCTGCGAAGCCTATCTCTCCAAGCCCATTTCGGTGGCGCGTTTTCTCGAGACCGTGAACGCATTCCTCGCGGATAGATGA
- a CDS encoding PleD family two-component system response regulator: MTARILIVDDLAANVKLLEARLTAEYFDVLSATNGTDALRLCRDDRCDIVLLDAMMPGMDGFEVCSRLKADPATAHLPVIMVTALDQPSDRVRGLDAGADDFLTKPVDEVALLARVRSLARLKMMLDELRSRAVTTASLGLVELTRSSLDAGENGRILLIEDRAASAERIVSALRGLHEVTIEADPQEALFRAAEGGFDMAAVSLDLSDFDALRLCSQMRSLERTRALPILIIADLDDRQRILRGLDLGVNDYIVRPIDRNELVARVRSQLRRKRYADSLRSDVQAAIELAAVDPLTGLNNRRYLETHLASLLDNAAHQGRALTLMILDIDHFKSVNDSFGHDAGDEVLKNFARRMRRVVRSADLICRLGGEEFVIVMPDTPLAIATRVAERVRATIQSEPFCIDAAGRTIPVTASIGIAERGREANPDSLLRRADKALYESKSAGRNRVTAAAA; encoded by the coding sequence ATGACCGCACGCATTCTGATCGTCGACGACCTCGCCGCCAACGTCAAATTGCTGGAGGCCCGTCTCACGGCCGAATATTTCGACGTGCTCTCCGCGACCAACGGCACGGACGCGCTGCGATTGTGCCGGGACGACCGCTGCGACATCGTGCTGCTCGACGCGATGATGCCGGGCATGGACGGATTCGAGGTCTGCAGCCGATTGAAGGCCGATCCGGCGACGGCGCATCTGCCGGTGATCATGGTGACGGCGCTCGACCAGCCTTCCGACCGCGTGCGCGGGCTCGACGCCGGCGCCGATGATTTTCTGACCAAGCCTGTCGACGAGGTCGCGTTGCTGGCCCGCGTGCGCTCGCTGGCGCGCCTCAAGATGATGCTCGACGAATTGCGCTCGCGCGCCGTGACCACGGCGAGCCTCGGCCTCGTCGAGCTGACCCGCAGCTCCTTGGACGCCGGCGAGAACGGCCGCATTCTCCTCATCGAGGACCGCGCCGCCTCGGCGGAGCGAATCGTCTCCGCCCTGCGCGGCCTGCATGAGGTGACGATAGAAGCCGATCCGCAGGAGGCGCTGTTCCGCGCCGCGGAGGGCGGGTTCGACATGGCGGCGGTCAGCCTCGATCTGTCGGATTTCGACGCGCTGCGCCTGTGCAGCCAGATGCGCTCGCTCGAGCGCACCCGCGCCCTGCCCATTCTCATCATCGCCGACCTCGACGATCGCCAGCGCATTCTTCGCGGCCTCGATCTCGGCGTCAACGACTATATCGTCCGCCCGATCGACCGCAACGAGCTGGTCGCGCGCGTGCGCAGCCAGCTGCGTCGCAAGCGCTATGCGGACTCGCTGCGCTCCGATGTGCAGGCGGCGATCGAGCTCGCCGCCGTCGATCCGCTGACCGGGCTCAACAACCGGCGCTATCTCGAGACGCATCTCGCCTCGCTGCTCGACAATGCCGCGCATCAGGGCCGGGCGTTGACGCTGATGATCCTCGATATCGACCATTTCAAATCGGTCAACGACAGTTTCGGCCATGACGCCGGCGACGAGGTGCTGAAGAACTTCGCCCGACGCATGCGCCGCGTGGTGCGCAGCGCCGATCTCATCTGCCGATTGGGCGGCGAGGAATTCGTCATCGTGATGCCGGACACGCCGCTCGCCATCGCCACGCGCGTCGCCGAACGCGTGCGCGCGACCATTCAATCCGAGCCCTTCTGCATCGACGCCGCCGGCCGGACGATTCCCGTCACCGCCTCGATCGGCATCGCCGAGCGCGGCCGCGAGGCCAATCCCGACTCGCTGCTGCGCCGCGCCGACAAGGCGCTCTATGAATCGAAGAGCGCCGGCCGCAATCGGGTGACCGCCGCGGCGGCGTGA
- a CDS encoding IS4 family transposase, producing MRFQNSVFVDLLKPIDRRAFGQIVARHKGDAYDKSFKSWDHLVVLIAAQLGGETSLRSLEAAFNANSGSHYHLGVRRIARSTLAEANARRPVGVFADLFARLSCELDRRTRRDGAELLRLIDSTPIPLSKFHDFARSNGRIHGMKMHVVYDPGVDRPFCVEVTPANVNDVEIGKKTPIEAGATYVFDKGYYDFKWWRDIHEARALFVTRPKSNTRLTDLADREMPQTRGEGYTVLRDCEVELASKGDSKLPMPLRRLHIQRDALKDGKPQLIVVITNDMTRSAVEIAALYKARWAIELLFRWIKQHLNIRKFLGENENAVRLQLIAAMIAFVLLRIAAHRHDIELAHLRFSELAGRFLFERRPIDRLERPPPKYQAARRRISPRQLELAYA from the coding sequence ATGCGCTTCCAGAATAGCGTTTTTGTCGACTTGCTCAAGCCGATCGATCGTCGCGCGTTCGGCCAAATCGTCGCGCGCCACAAGGGCGACGCCTACGACAAATCCTTCAAGAGCTGGGATCATCTCGTCGTCCTGATCGCCGCTCAGCTCGGCGGCGAAACGAGCCTGCGCAGCCTCGAGGCCGCCTTCAACGCCAACAGCGGCTCCCATTATCACCTCGGCGTCCGCAGGATCGCCCGCTCCACCCTCGCCGAAGCCAACGCACGCCGGCCCGTCGGCGTCTTCGCCGATCTTTTCGCGCGCCTCTCCTGCGAACTCGACCGCAGAACGCGCCGCGACGGCGCCGAGCTGCTGCGCCTCATCGATTCGACGCCTATCCCGTTGAGCAAATTCCACGACTTCGCCCGCTCGAACGGCCGCATCCACGGCATGAAGATGCACGTCGTCTACGATCCCGGGGTCGACCGCCCCTTCTGCGTCGAGGTCACGCCCGCCAATGTCAACGATGTCGAGATCGGCAAGAAGACGCCGATCGAGGCCGGCGCGACCTATGTCTTCGACAAGGGCTATTATGATTTCAAATGGTGGAGGGACATTCACGAGGCCCGAGCCTTGTTCGTCACGCGCCCCAAGAGCAACACCCGCCTCACCGACCTCGCGGATCGGGAGATGCCGCAGACGCGCGGCGAAGGCTACACCGTGCTCAGGGATTGCGAGGTCGAGCTCGCCAGCAAGGGCGACTCGAAACTGCCCATGCCGCTGCGTCGCCTTCATATTCAACGCGATGCGCTGAAGGACGGCAAGCCGCAGCTGATCGTCGTGATCACCAACGACATGACGCGTTCGGCGGTCGAGATCGCCGCGCTCTACAAGGCGCGCTGGGCCATAGAGCTGCTGTTCCGCTGGATCAAGCAGCATCTCAACATCCGCAAGTTTCTCGGCGAAAACGAGAACGCCGTGCGGCTGCAGCTGATCGCGGCGATGATCGCTTTCGTGCTGCTGCGCATCGCCGCCCACCGCCACGATATCGAACTCGCGCATCTGCGGTTCTCGGAGCTCGCCGGCAGGTTTCTGTTCGAGCGGCGACCGATCGACAGACTCGAACGGCCGCCGCCCAAATATCAGGCCGCGCGGCGGCGCATATCGCCGAGGCAGCTGGAGCTCGCCTATGCCTGA
- a CDS encoding glutathione S-transferase family protein: MKFYMTPGSCSTGIHILLEEIGLVFEAYVLNLPRGDHLKPEYLAINPHGTIPTLLRDDGVALTDFVAIATWLAETYPRRKLLPEDAEAKERAMVSLNFATRYIHGEGFRRVFTPERYAAAGAIEAVKAQGREIVAEAFEKVNRELDGKSYVVGAFSIADAGLFYVEFWADKIGMELPANCRAHYELMKTRPTVRQVLAEEGYR, translated from the coding sequence ATGAAATTCTATATGACGCCGGGGTCCTGCTCGACGGGCATCCATATATTGCTGGAGGAGATCGGCCTCGTGTTCGAGGCCTATGTGCTCAATCTGCCGCGTGGCGACCATCTGAAGCCGGAATATCTCGCCATCAATCCGCATGGCACGATTCCGACGCTGCTGCGCGACGACGGCGTCGCGCTGACGGATTTTGTCGCCATAGCGACATGGCTCGCCGAGACCTATCCGCGCCGCAAGTTGCTGCCGGAGGACGCGGAGGCGAAGGAGCGAGCGATGGTCTCGCTCAATTTCGCCACCCGCTATATCCACGGCGAGGGCTTCCGCCGGGTGTTCACGCCGGAGCGTTACGCCGCCGCGGGCGCGATCGAGGCGGTGAAGGCGCAGGGACGTGAGATCGTCGCCGAGGCGTTCGAGAAGGTGAATCGTGAGCTCGACGGCAAGTCCTATGTCGTCGGCGCCTTCTCCATCGCCGACGCGGGGCTCTTCTATGTCGAGTTCTGGGCGGACAAGATCGGCATGGAGCTGCCCGCCAATTGCCGCGCCCATTATGAGCTGATGAAGACGCGCCCCACCGTGCGGCAGGTGCTGGCGGAGGAAGGCTATCGGTGA
- a CDS encoding class II aldolase/adducin family protein, whose protein sequence is MAEQDQRAALIAAAREMNALGINQGTSGNLSIRHGDAMLITPSGTPYDALTPEQIPLVFLEDGRFEGPLAPSSEWRMHRDILRARKDVNAVVHTHSTYATVLAALRRDIPAVHYMIGVFGASRIRCTGYAPFGTQALSDLAVEGLGRAHGVLLGNHGMIVTADGLERAMWRAVELETLARVYYLARLAGEPVILPEEEIVAEIERFASYGLKTTEAR, encoded by the coding sequence GTGGCGGAACAGGATCAGCGCGCAGCGCTCATCGCCGCGGCGCGGGAGATGAATGCGCTCGGCATCAATCAGGGCACTTCGGGCAATCTCTCGATTCGGCACGGCGACGCCATGCTGATCACGCCGAGCGGAACGCCCTATGACGCGCTGACGCCGGAACAGATTCCGCTGGTTTTCCTCGAGGACGGCCGCTTCGAGGGCCCGCTCGCGCCGTCGAGCGAATGGCGCATGCATCGCGACATTCTGCGCGCGCGAAAGGACGTGAATGCGGTGGTGCATACGCATTCGACCTATGCGACCGTTCTCGCTGCGCTGCGGCGCGACATTCCCGCAGTGCATTATATGATCGGCGTGTTCGGCGCGTCGCGCATCCGCTGCACCGGCTATGCGCCCTTCGGCACGCAGGCGCTCTCCGATCTCGCGGTCGAAGGGCTCGGCCGTGCGCATGGCGTGCTGCTCGGCAATCATGGAATGATCGTGACGGCGGACGGGCTCGAGCGGGCGATGTGGCGCGCCGTGGAGCTCGAGACGCTGGCGCGGGTCTATTATCTCGCTCGCCTCGCCGGCGAGCCGGTGATTCTTCCCGAGGAGGAGATCGTCGCCGAGATCGAGCGCTTCGCCAGCTACGGGCTGAAGACGACGGAGGCGCGCTGA
- the hslV gene encoding ATP-dependent protease subunit HslV → MTLEQNAPPAVWHATTIVLVKKGGRTVIAGDGQVSLGQTIVKANAKKVRRLGKGDVIAGFAGATADAFTLFERLEGKLEQYPGQLTRACVELAKDWRMDRYLRRLEAMMLVADREVGLTLTGAGDVLEPQAFEHGSVAAIGSGGNYALAAARALLDTPLDAEPIARRAMEIAAEICVYTNTNIVVEAI, encoded by the coding sequence ATGACTCTGGAACAAAATGCGCCGCCGGCGGTTTGGCATGCGACCACCATCGTCCTCGTGAAGAAGGGCGGCAGAACGGTCATCGCCGGCGACGGACAAGTGAGCCTCGGTCAGACCATCGTCAAGGCCAATGCGAAGAAGGTGCGCCGCCTCGGCAAGGGCGATGTGATCGCCGGTTTCGCCGGCGCCACAGCCGACGCCTTCACTCTGTTCGAGCGGCTCGAGGGCAAGCTCGAGCAATATCCCGGACAATTGACCAGAGCTTGCGTCGAGCTCGCGAAGGACTGGCGCATGGACCGCTATCTGCGCCGGCTGGAAGCCATGATGCTGGTCGCCGACCGCGAGGTGGGGCTGACGCTCACCGGCGCCGGCGACGTGCTGGAGCCGCAAGCCTTCGAGCACGGCTCCGTCGCCGCGATCGGCTCGGGCGGCAATTATGCGCTCGCCGCGGCGCGCGCGCTTCTCGACACGCCGCTCGACGCCGAGCCCATCGCCCGCCGTGCGATGGAGATCGCCGCCGAGATCTGCGTCTACACCAATACGAACATCGTGGTCGAAGCGATCTGA
- the hslU gene encoding ATP-dependent protease ATPase subunit HslU — protein MADFSPREIVSELDRFIVGQKDAKRAVAVALRNRWRRLRLEGSMREEVLPKNILMIGPTGCGKTEIARRLAKLANAPFLKVEATKFTEVGYVGRDVEQIVRDLVEVAIMLVKDKRRKDVEAKAQLAAEERVLDALVGPAASPATRDSFRKKLRAGEMNDKEIEIEIAQSGAQMPMFELPNMPGASVSAFSIGDIFGKAFQGRAKRRKMQVKDAHAPLLAEESEKLIDQEESVREAIAEVENNGIVFLDELDKICAREGRGGADVSREGVQRDLLPLIEGTTVATKHGPVKTDHVLFIASGAFHVAKPSDLLPELQGRLPIRVELASLDEEDFRRILTETEACLTKQYVALLATEGVALDFAPSAVDAIARVAVQVNSSVENIGARRLQTVMERVLDEVSFSASDRAGETVTIDGDYVEKHIGDLAKNRDLSRFIL, from the coding sequence ATGGCCGATTTTTCGCCGCGCGAGATCGTCTCCGAGCTCGACCGCTTCATCGTCGGGCAGAAGGACGCCAAGCGCGCCGTCGCCGTCGCTCTGCGCAACCGCTGGCGGCGCCTGCGCCTCGAAGGGTCCATGCGCGAGGAGGTTCTGCCCAAGAATATTCTGATGATCGGCCCGACCGGCTGCGGCAAGACCGAGATCGCGCGCCGCCTCGCCAAGCTCGCCAATGCGCCCTTCCTCAAGGTGGAGGCGACCAAATTCACCGAGGTCGGCTATGTCGGCCGCGACGTCGAGCAGATCGTGCGCGACCTCGTCGAGGTGGCGATCATGCTGGTGAAGGACAAGCGCCGCAAGGATGTCGAGGCCAAGGCCCAGCTCGCCGCCGAGGAGCGCGTGCTCGACGCCCTCGTCGGCCCCGCCGCCTCGCCGGCGACGCGCGATTCCTTCCGCAAGAAGCTGCGCGCCGGCGAGATGAACGACAAGGAGATCGAGATCGAGATAGCGCAATCGGGCGCGCAGATGCCGATGTTCGAATTGCCGAACATGCCCGGAGCGAGCGTCTCCGCCTTCTCGATCGGCGACATCTTCGGCAAGGCGTTTCAAGGCCGCGCCAAGCGCCGCAAGATGCAGGTGAAGGACGCGCATGCGCCGCTGCTGGCCGAGGAGAGCGAGAAGCTGATCGACCAGGAGGAGAGCGTGCGCGAGGCCATCGCCGAGGTCGAGAACAATGGCATCGTCTTCCTCGACGAGCTGGACAAGATTTGCGCCCGCGAAGGACGCGGGGGAGCCGATGTCTCGCGCGAAGGCGTGCAGCGCGACCTGCTGCCGCTGATCGAGGGCACGACGGTCGCGACCAAGCACGGGCCGGTGAAGACCGACCATGTGCTGTTCATCGCCTCGGGCGCCTTTCATGTGGCCAAGCCCTCGGACCTGCTGCCGGAGCTTCAGGGCCGCCTGCCGATCCGCGTCGAGCTCGCCTCGCTCGACGAGGAGGACTTTCGCCGCATCCTCACCGAGACCGAGGCCTGCCTCACCAAGCAATATGTGGCGCTGCTGGCGACCGAAGGCGTCGCCCTGGATTTCGCGCCCTCGGCGGTGGACGCCATCGCCCGGGTCGCGGTGCAGGTAAATTCATCGGTCGAAAACATCGGCGCGCGGCGCCTGCAGACGGTGATGGAGCGCGTGCTGGACGAGGTGAGCTTCTCGGCCTCCGACCGCGCCGGCGAGACGGTGACGATCGACGGCGATTATGTCGAGAAGCACATCGGCGACCTCGCCAAGAACAGGGATTTGAGCCGTTTCATTCTCTGA
- a CDS encoding lytic murein transglycosylase: MSGHSHFRGIVLAAALLVGSGAGAAEGGVDCGRSAEGFEPWLDSFKREAAAAGISQHAIQASFADVYYDRSVISHDRGQKVFRQSFEQFSARMANSFRINKGRQLLQRHAGLFRQIEQRYGVPGPVLVAIWGLETDFGSFNGSFATIRALATLAYDCRRAERFRGELLDALRIVDRGDLSPDKMRGAWAGEIGQTQFMPSSYLKFAVDFNGDGSRDLVHDTADVLASTANFLHGSGWKAGAGWDEGEPNFPVLLEWNKAKVYSKTIALLADRIDGR, translated from the coding sequence ATGAGCGGGCACAGTCATTTTCGAGGGATAGTTCTGGCGGCGGCGCTGCTGGTCGGCTCGGGCGCGGGGGCGGCCGAGGGCGGCGTCGATTGCGGCCGCAGCGCCGAGGGCTTCGAGCCCTGGCTCGACTCCTTCAAGCGCGAGGCGGCGGCGGCGGGGATCTCGCAGCACGCGATCCAGGCGTCCTTCGCCGACGTCTATTACGACCGCTCCGTGATCTCCCATGATCGCGGCCAAAAAGTGTTTCGGCAGAGCTTCGAGCAGTTCTCCGCGCGCATGGCCAATTCGTTCCGCATCAACAAGGGTCGTCAGCTGCTGCAGCGTCATGCGGGATTGTTCCGGCAGATCGAGCAGCGCTATGGCGTGCCGGGCCCGGTGCTGGTGGCGATCTGGGGCCTCGAGACGGATTTCGGCTCCTTCAACGGCAGCTTCGCCACGATTCGCGCGCTGGCGACGCTCGCCTATGATTGCCGTCGCGCCGAGCGCTTCCGCGGCGAGCTGCTCGACGCGTTGCGCATCGTCGATCGCGGCGATCTCTCGCCGGACAAGATGCGCGGCGCCTGGGCCGGCGAGATCGGCCAGACCCAGTTCATGCCGTCGTCCTATTTGAAATTCGCAGTGGATTTCAACGGCGACGGCTCGCGCGACCTCGTTCACGACACCGCCGATGTTCTCGCCTCGACCGCCAATTTCTTGCATGGCTCCGGCTGGAAGGCGGGCGCCGGCTGGGACGAGGGCGAGCCCAACTTTCCCGTTCTGCTCGAATGGAACAAAGCGAAGGTCTATTCCAAGACCATCGCCCTGCTCGCCGATCGCATCGACGGCCGCTGA